The sequence TTTAGTGAATCAAAACTGACATCGGCAGATCTTTTAAGATCTGCactgtttgaaaataaaatttcctctgTGAGGTAGAAACTTATTCGCATCAAATTTTTGTTAGGGGCAACATTCCGTACAAAAGCAATTTCTTTTAAATTGGTACTGAGCGCCAAGCCAATATTTTGTTCCACCATGCCCTGTGCAATCCCTTCGTGATCAACTGCTCCTTTGGCAAAACAGTATACGTGCACTAAAGGATATTTGGTCAATTTAAGAGATTCTCCTTTAAGAAGTCCAACATAGTAAGATAAGTGTTCAACTGCTAATGCAGGTAGATTCATCGTTATGTGAATATCTCCATTGAAGCAATTATCCTGGTTTTTAGTTAATATCTCAGCTCGTATTTCTTCTCGAATGAAATCGATTCCATTTTTGTTGAAACAGGTAGTTCTTGAATTAACCttatttttcaagcagtttcccaATAACGATTTGTAAGAGTCAGGGTTTAAATCGTTTGCCAATACAATACAACCCTTTCTAGCAGCAGGCACACTAAACGGTCCCACTCCGGCATAGACATCTAGCAAAATGTCGTCCTTGTTTagcatttttacgattttttcatGTTCTGTAGCAAGTCTGGGATTCCAATAAACCTTGGAAAAATCGAATTCAAAAGTAACGCCGTTTTCTTTAACAGAGACTTGATAGTTCTCTTCTCCCGCCAATAAATCCATTTGGAAGTTACGATATGTGTTATCGATTGTGTTTAGTTTGTTTACAACTGTTCTACAAGCTGGAATTTTGTCCATTAAAACCTCACCAATGAGAGTTTTATAAGGAAGCAAATGATCTTTCAAGTTCAGGTGTATTATGTGGCCAATCTTGGAAAAAGCAGATAATGAATCTTCGTCCGGCAAGACTGCTTTTAGTATTTCGTTATACTTCCAGTTTTCGTACTTCAGAAGAATTGTCTGCCACAGCAGGTTTTCTTCTTCAAGACCTTTATCTTCTAGACGAACATCGGACCAACTTTGGACAACAGATGGATGTAGCATTATTTCCCGTTTATCCGCTTTAACAGGTTTATTGCGTTCCATTTTAAGAAGAAGTGTTTTCACTTGAGTACAAATCAgattaaaatctaaattttctgGAACCTTTAGAACTGGAACGCGAACATGTTTAATAAATGCATCTCTATCAAGAACAGTCATTCCCCGTACTGTTGTAGGTGGATGCAGTTCCGTGCACGCCATGTTACGAATGTAGTGCCGGAATCTGTTGGTATTGTACGACCCCGGAAAACTGGGTGCTGAGCGCAACACAAGCGTTAATTTCATAAACTACATGCtaaaacgtgtaaatttacttCATGTGTATGATAATTGTATTTTATTTACCTTTTTGATCAGCAATAATAAAAATGAACTGAATTCAAACACGTTTCCCGATATTCTAAAACATTACGTTTTGTTTTCTGTGTGGTTTGACAACTAAACGATATGTTTCACAGATCTGAGACTTCAAAACTATGACTAAACAGTTTTGTACACGGAGTCAGAATGTATTTATTAACTAATGTCTTGCACtgctaaaaataaatatttttcaaaaatgtgtttCTATAAACACATTTCAAGCGCATAAATACACTTCAAATCATCTTGTTAATATAGAACTGAGACAGGACCAGCTCACGATTGGTTGTAAATGACATAAGCAAatacaaaatattgaaataattgGCACTGCAAAAAGTGTTGTTGAGAGGTGGAAATAGATATATGTAAACTGTCATTCCCTAATAAGGTGTTTTTAAAAGTCCCCGACAATTTAATGAGTATACTTAAGACATAGTGATAACAAAACATTCTGGAACCGCTTGCATTTGTATTTGTGTGCGAGTGACTTTTTGAATGTACGAATTTGCTCGCTTGTAAGGTATCACATTAATAGCAAACCCCGTCACTTTGGAGCgttaagcacagactaacagacatgacagtatgagtaaattcttataaaaaatcatttttcgtgatgcactagctccacctatattgtactgcgcgaactatttactatcggtacaccccttgtgttacgaaaaagtttttttactagttggtttcccctcgtttgtcaacaccgatcagctgcttgcagggttgcctgattttatcgaaatatttgataatgaatcgtcacaataaattattggattacgttgataatatatttaactttttcgcgatgttggaaggtaaccatttatttgactcaacgttgttcatctagactatttttattgtgttggtagttttcaccagaaattaggtggcggcagaccagaagcaagtaaatattgtaacaaaacgggttcgattttgtcttgcgttggaggatgagaaataggcacaattatgtatatagttttggcaatatgtattaaatctgtatcctgcatgacattcgcatggacgtatacaaatcaatacattacaggtaattctgtatgaatggcaactctgttgg comes from Malaya genurostris strain Urasoe2022 chromosome 3, Malgen_1.1, whole genome shotgun sequence and encodes:
- the LOC131437158 gene encoding tRNA (guanine(37)-N1)-methyltransferase; this translates as MKLTLVLRSAPSFPGSYNTNRFRHYIRNMACTELHPPTTVRGMTVLDRDAFIKHVRVPVLKVPENLDFNLICTQVKTLLLKMERNKPVKADKREIMLHPSVVQSWSDVRLEDKGLEEENLLWQTILLKYENWKYNEILKAVLPDEDSLSAFSKIGHIIHLNLKDHLLPYKTLIGEVLMDKIPACRTVVNKLNTIDNTYRNFQMDLLAGEENYQVSVKENGVTFEFDFSKVYWNPRLATEHEKIVKMLNKDDILLDVYAGVGPFSVPAARKGCIVLANDLNPDSYKSLLGNCLKNKVNSRTTCFNKNGIDFIREEIRAEILTKNQDNCFNGDIHITMNLPALAVEHLSYYVGLLKGESLKLTKYPLVHVYCFAKGAVDHEGIAQGMVEQNIGLALSTNLKEIAFVRNVAPNKNLMRISFYLTEEILFSNSADLKRSADVSFDSLNKRLRVNNGEKEREEPQPAEADCQKS